ttagtaatagattaggatacaaatgacatgggGTAATATGATTTGGGTACTGGTCCatacgtcctactggtggctgagttatccgacATGTGTTACGGATACTCGTTAGCTTGTGTGACTAGCACTGTGTACTtcgtcatgaccgtcagcttgtgtgagtagaccggttgatagctcaagagtgagcattatatgtgatatgagattgagatagcttcggctatgcgtgtggcacttagggtgcgagctTAGGCTGCGAGATTCTTGGGTATCTGATGGTATTTTGAATGGTTTAATGGGTATATCAGAGATGTGTTTGAGTATGAATTTGgtatgagatggtacaggtatgtacatgaatcgTATAATCTTTGAAATGAGGAAATTTATGAAATTCCTAACTAACTTGGTGAATGAAAATGTAGTAGGTTTGTGAATCATCATGagatatgttatgttatgtttaaattgcttaaattgtgcatatatggtaagttgagtttaatgttatacgaacttactaagctttatagcttactctatttatttttcgtgttttatagtaaagtcaaagctagcttggattcgggAATCGTCGGAGACCtcatcacattatcaagctatcactttggtacttttgaacttaagtatattgggtatatggcatgtataggagctttggtcattttggtatataattTGGTAATGGATTTACCCTTTTGAGTTGTCTTGTAAATGATTATGGATGTATTATGATTTtaaccatgtgatttggcttgtatttggtatgtttttctcatgtgtatatatataggtAATTGATCTTGCGATGTGTGGTTGATTTGTGATAGAAGATGCTTGTTATAAATAGGAATTGTGGATATCAAATAGTTGAGTTTTGAATATTGATATGCTAGTAAATCTTGGTAAAATAATGCATGTTTAAAAGTGACCATTAGGTGAATTATGAATGTGaagtttggtatgaaattgaatgacaTATTGTGGTATTTGTGTACCTTGTatatgttggtattgaaatggtataattTATGCTTGGTTGAGGTTGAATAAATGGCTTATTATATCATGTTTGGTGCCATTTGGGTTTGGTGTAggcatatgaaaattttgggtggcaaaatggcttggtaaacaaCCTATTTTTCTCCACACgaccagagacacgggcgtgtgtttcagctgtgtgtgacacatggttaggttacacggtcgtgtgtcccctggtgttgaattagaaatcaagtcagtatgctccacatggcccagcacatgggcgtgtgacttagccgtgtggcataagtcagtataccttacaagtttggcacggcctagcatacaatctggcacatgggcgtgtgtggccatttcaaagggcacacaggctggtcacacgggcatatggttggccatgtgatccaagtcagaaagttacatggggtcagacaCAGCCATATGATcttatttcgaatgtccacatggcctgtgacacgggcgtgtcttcacACGGTCaggccacacgggcttgtcttcacacggccaggtcacacgggcatgtgtcccctgtagtacaaaaattttctatgttttccaaaaaattcataagttatcgatttagtcccgaatcaccccGAATACgcattttgggcctcgtaggctcgtattagggatattatgaatgtatgtgaatgatttatatttgaaatggaaaatgtatgagaaatatTTGTTTAATTgggttataagtccggtaatgctccgtaaccctattccagcaatgaatacgagtgaggggtgttatatttattggtatcagagctacggtttagtcgattcttggactaacttAGCGTGTgcgagagtctagctatacatgccataaataacctgtgatagtgtgatatctcctgacagtttaaaatgtgttttcatatagtaaatggattccAATCGAGGTGTAGCtgaatgtagaaagtaatgcgccagtcTCCATTCAcggtgtaacaacccgttttttgcATAAAtaggaacagtgattttgggacaacaaatccaacatcaaaaaatttattttattagtattttaatatttacatcatGATATTAGagatgtgtgaaattttcgtaacaaaattttatcgtttaagtgtttaattcggtaaaaaggactaaatcatttaaagcgtaaaagttgtgttctataagctaaaggtgtcaaataactatagaacttaaaagtgaaggttcttatgtggtaaatagcccatttatgagatagtggatgatagtggaGTGGCAATTGGTGTCattattaaatgtttttaaagggcaaaagggtaaataggtaattaaagttagtaataaataaaagaaagccaaatatcatcatcttccatCCATTTACAACCGAAAATGGGGTTTAAAATAGCCATTGAAGAGCTTGGCATTCAGCCATGTTGTTTTTGCTCAAATAGGTACGGTTTTAACTCTGTTTTTattaatttctacgtttttgagctcgatgtagcttaatctagctagcctgtatCTTTGTTTTCAAAACtatgatagattttgaatgatgccattgttgaatgcttggttatttagatattttatgatagtttattaatgtttgaagctagatatataagttttataaagtaattttttgacaaaaatgtgaattaaggattaaattgagaaaagtgtaaaattcatggttagatgtgtgaataaactaaaaatatCAGCTGTTAGTAGTATGGgtaaaattcagctagcatgggcttgtccttaattgcatgaatttgtaattttatgtgataaggactaaattgcaaaaatttgtaataaaaggggaaaagtgtaattttgccaaaatgtgtaaattatgttaaattgaatgaattaatgattaaataagtaaattttgatattatatagattgagaaaaatgagattcagaTCTAGAACTggggaaaacaaagtatcggaCTAGTCAATTCGTTCCGTCCTTGCTATAACAGATATTCGAACACTGGACCTCTAGTAAATCCACAttccacttaaccaccaaaccagtaGACTTATTCTGATATGATTTTACAAATAACTTAATATAAGCCCATTGAACAAAGATagggcttaattccaaaaataatcaaaatttgccaaatacaaggcttgaacttgggacctcacacacacactaAGAACAGTTAACCAGTGaagtagatacacacttgtgtcaattaattgcagaaccaaaaatataaaatttttaccgTTACAACTAtaccccttaaaagaaaatttcagccttgAAACTTACCTAATTAGAATATATGAGGATACTGCTAATGCATCGCATCcttaggctcccacgtggcctcctcagtgctatgattacgCCACAGAACCTTCAATACTGGGATAGACTTCCTTCTAATAACCTTTACATCATGATCCaaaatctgaactggctcctcctcgaAGGTCCAATTTGGCCTAACCTCTATCTCTTCAATAGGGACAATATGCGTGGGATCAGAGCGATAgcgcctcaacatcgagacatgaaacacatcgtgaatacgGTCTATCTTTGGAGGTAGCTCCAAATAATAAGCGGCTGGCCTCACTCGCTTCAGAATACGGTAtgacccaataaacctagggcttagcttgcccttatGACCGAaactcagaatctttttccatggcgagaccttgagaaatacgAAGTCCCCCATAGAATACTCCATATCGTGTCTTTttagatctgcataagatttctgtctatccgatgccgctttcagTCGATCTCGAATCAACCTGACCTTACCCTCAGTCTCAGAAATCCAACTCAGGACCCATAACACGTCcttcacccaactcagtctaacACAAGGGAGTGCGGCACTTATGACCATGCAGAGCCTTGTAAGCTACCATCTGGGTGCTAGACTAgaagctattattataggcaaactccGCTAATAGTAgatactcctcccaactacctcagaaatcaataacatagctcctcaacatatcctccagtatctgaatcaccctatcAGATTGACtgtaggtttgaggatggaacgcagtactgaagtccaaccttgaacccaaagcctcatgcaactttttccaaaattgagacgtgaagcgaggatccctatcgaAGATGATTgaaaccggtaccccatgcagtctcactatctatAAAATATAAAGCTTCGCTAGCTTTTGCAGAGAATAATCAATACGAACCGGTATGAAGTGGGTGAATttagtcaatcgatccacgatgacccatactaaatctttcttagtgggtgttagaggcaaTCCACTAACGAAATCCATCATTACACACTCCAACTTCCAAAAAGGAATCTTAACCAGCTGCAGCAAACtcgaagggttagttgcacctgaaccagaacagAGACaggaaactgtggtaagtaaaggtaagggtgaggtggaccacaatgaccagaaaacgataagtaaagagtacaaaccatgggtgtcataccccaatgcgacaaggaaagaccgtacagatgaacaatttggtaaattccttcaactattaaagaaattacatattaacttaccatttatcgAAGCTctctcgcagatgccaaacgcagtcaaatttttaagggagcttctaacaaacaaacgaaagttggatgaggtgtCGCATATGGAGTTGAATGCATTTTGCTCAaccatattacagaataagctactCAACAAAtcaaaagatccagggagttttacgattccttgtttaattggtagtttagatgttcataatgcattggctgacttcggggcaagcattaatgttatgccttataaaatgtttaaatagctaggtcttgggaaacccaaacgaactaggatgagcattcaattggctgataaaaccattagatttccttggggtatcattgaagatgttcttgttaagatcgataaatttatatacctagtagactttgttgttctagacatggaagaggatagtaacacacctttgattttaggacgaccctttttagcgacttctagaaccattattgatgttggtacaggtgaactcacacttcgtgagggagacgaaacaatcacccttcaagctcgtaattcgagtaacacatcaaaaatcgaaggtggttgtataaatcattctactagtacagatcatgtggtgaaaccctctATGCAGGAAATAGTTTCGAAGAACGCATATGAGCcatgttcaaacaacaacaaaggacctatctttGAAGAACAAAtgctacaaattgaggagctagatgaatggcggacatagAAATCGAGAACACTTGATAAACTAAAACCGAGCCAAgacaagctcaatacctcaccaaatcaacttaaggttggagacaaagtactactagatgcagtaaATCCTTGCATTGCCACTCctaaacctaatgaagaaattcctcttacggtacttagtattttcccatatggtacagtcgaggtaattcatcccaaatttggcacatttaaggtaaacaatacccatcttaaaccttatgttgataaagttgatagcagagatgaggagtgtaaactcctcgcaccaccttgaCCTAGCTTAAgattataaataagcgcttctcgggaggcaacccgagcactaacagtaatgatttatttaagttttagcttttaacatctaacatactaaccaaatcatgGAACACAGGCTTTCTAAagaccacacggccaagcacacgggcgtacattaggccgtgtgaaaacagggttaAATTTTTTTCCCCAACatgggatgcgataagttgccataGCCGTGCAACATGGTCGTGGGTGAAACTGCCaaaatacacgggcgtgtgacacgcccgtgttttgaaaCTGTTAACAAACCTTTCAATTTAGCACGAGCGTTCAACACACCCGTGCCTAGCCCTCGTGGTCGACACTGTCACAATAACACGGGCCTGTGCctgcatacacgggcgtgggagaagcgaacaaagattgacatggccgtgcaacatggacgtgtacaccaatgcgcccaattttgaaaaccacgaaacgcacgggctgaaacaaaggcacacgggcgtgccccacgaccgtttgccccaatttctctataaacacctattatctattttagctttatctttatattttgaaattactttttatttcctgttaatactattttatcttgagtttttacaatttttattttcggatatttcattatgagtaaatatgcttcattatatttcctaaagaggaACTGATTTTATCACAATCATAAAAAGCTCCAAAGCACATCATCAAACAAGAACTAAAAACTCcataaaccactcattcatcatctggcagaaggcttctttagcctctcttcCTTGACTGCCTGATACGAGTTTAGACTTAGATTGCACTACCCTATGAATTGaggcaggcgcattactttcaacatccagctacagctctattgagatccatttactatatgaaaacacaatttaaaactgtTAGGAGATattacactatcacaggttatatatggcatgtatagctagactctcagacacgctacgttagtccaagaatcgactaaatcgtaactctgataccaagaaatgtaacactctttacccgtattcaatgtccgaatagggttacagagcgttaccggacatatcatacaattacacatacatttcacatacattttaaaatttagtataaTCTTCAATCAACGACATTAATATCAACCATTTGACAACCACAATACCTACTATCAATAAGCATCACAAAGCCAACCTCAATCACATAACATAAGTCAtatgcacacatatatatacacaaccaaaccatagacatttacaagccaattcaaatggctaaattcatcatcaacttatataccaaaataaccaaagttcctatacatgccatatattccaaaaacataaattcaaaagtactaaaatgatagcttgatagtgtgatgacgtctccgGCAATCCTCGAATCCGAGCTagatttgaaatcactataaaacacagtaAAATAAACAgaataagcttcatagcttagtaagttcatatgataaaTAAGTAGAATTTGCCAATTCATTTACAATTTAAAGAACATAAGTAAATGTAAGTAATACATTCAACTCAACAATTTGCACATTTCCATTATTCTATGTATCATGTACAAATTCATCAACTTTCACTTACGTTTTATATGaacttatcaattatcacttacttGCTAAACTTATCATGAGTACCTGAACCGATCCGTAACATTTCTTACATCTTCGTATCATCATAttttctcgttgaaccatttgaaataatattggatactcaggaatctcgcacCAAAGTGCCACCTACATAGCCaatgctatctcaatctcatatcacatatttgctcactctcgagctatcaactggcctgctcacacaagctgtcagtcaagatgtagctacatggtgctgctcacacaaactGTCAAGTAACTGCAACACATGCCGGCATACTTAGCCACCAGTAAGAGGTACAGGACCAGCactcggatcacataatcacaatgacccctaatgacatgtcactagtatcctatctattcctaaggttcaactgggaattCTCACTATCTTAATGCTTTGTCGATAGATTCCACAATGAAataatatcacaattataatatttaagcatataaacacatataacattaagcttattaatcatacaaacttacctcggatgcaaaaACGGCGAAACAGGTTGATTAGTCaagtactttatttttcccctgatctagatctgaatttcgcttttcttgatctatatgtaatcaaatttagcttatttaattatcactctattgaatttaatccaaaaaactcattaaatcacatttacacttttgccccaagtatttcacaacttttataatttagtccttatttcataaaaacacaaattaatgcaatttgataccaacccatgctagctgaGTTTTCCTAGTACACATATCAGccaataattttcatttatttaatagtTTACCCATAAACtttccacatttctcaatttaatccctaatttgcattttcactaaaaattacttaacaaaacctgtgtaactatcatcaaacattcaaaatctataatCAATCATTAAAATGCATGCCTATTCATCAATAGAAACAtcctaaatctttaacaattttgcaaaatggtccctgggctagctagactaaactgcaacgatctcaaaaacatagaaaacattAAAAACTGAGCAATAAAACACTTACATGCATGGATAGCTATGACCGAATGCTTCAAACCCTTTCCATGGAGTTTTTAAGGTTAATTTTTAGTGGTTAAACACTTAAGAAGATGAccatttgtttctttattattttactaacaCATATTTACCAATTTACTATATTAACCATTAAAATTGATCTAACCAGGCACATAAATGTCCACTGGATTAaacaatggtctatttaccacttaaaccatagctattagatacctttagctaatagaactaaATTTTTGCACTTTAcaagatttaatccttttttatcGAATTAAACACTGAGACGATAAAATTTctgaatgaaactttcacacaagcacactatcatgctgtaaacattaaaataataataaaataattatttcaactttatatttttggttccgaaaccactgttccgattcgACTagaaacgggctgttacattatatgccatttggtttatgtaggTGATTGAAAgcttgggtgagaaaaatggcttggcaaatagcctatttttgtccacataggcagagacacgggcgtatgtctcagccgtgaaTGACATACAGTcaagtgacacggccgtgtgtcccctggtgtttagttagaaaccaagtcagtatgctccaaaCGGCCCAGAACATGGGTGTATGACTTGGTTATGTGGTATAAGTGAGTATAACTTACAagtttgacacggcctagcacatggccaggcacacgggcgtgtgtggctatttcgaagggtacatagactggtcacacgggcgtgtggttggccgtgtgacctaagttagagagttacatggggtcagagacgggctgggacacggccatgtgttcccatttcgaatgttcacacggcctgtgacataggctgtgtgagacacacatccgggccatacgggcgtgtgtcccctgtattttgtaaaattttttaagtttgtcaaaaatttcctgagttatcagtttagtctcaaACTACTcgtaaagcatgttttgggcctcgtaggctcgaattagggatgttatgaatgattgtgaatgttttatttttgaaacggaaaaatgtatgagaaatgtatgtttatttgtgaaataagtctggtaatgcttcataaccctattccgaaAATGAATACAGATAAGGGGAGTTACAATTCTGGTACATGTTGTACGTTATTTAATGTTCTAATGACTCCATTGAACCTCTTAATTTTGATTGTGTCAATACCTGCATTTCTACATAaaacattatttcccatcaaaacaacacatcCAAACActatttcatatattttaaaccaatcctcgcttactttagagtTGTCGATAGAAGTAATTCGGAGTTCACCCTCATTGTAGTCTTCTATTACATCAGCTTTCCCAGATTTTTCCAgttgttttcctttttaaacCAATCCTCGATTACTTTAGAGTTGTCGATAGAAGTAATTTAGAGTTCACCCTCATTGTAGTCTTCTATTACATCAGCTTCCCTAgatttttctggttgttttcctttttaattcataACCTACCTTTTGatcttattttgcaacttatagCATTAAAACTTAATGTTCACTTTCTTATTTTGTAATTCGGAGTTCACTTCTTTttgatctatacacattcaaatttaactcctttattcaccaaatcattcaattcaatccatacacacatatttagggtattttacaaattagcccttacattttcacattttatcacTTTTGTCCCtaatttataaaatcacaaaatacacataatttcatattaCACATGCTAGGCCGAATTTTCCTCTAgcccatataagcccatatatttcatttatttcacattttaacccctcaaGTTCTCATTTTCACCagttagtccaaaatactcaaattcatcaaaaattcaaatacaaaacatattaatgcaacacatatctttcatttttcatcaattaacatcacaaagctcagaAAATCAACAATGACATCTCATGAAATCATTAACAATTTCAGAAATTGAGGCACGAGCTTAATAGAACACAAAGCattgatcacaaaaacgtaaaaattatcaaaaactgaacaaaactcATACTTTAATCAAGTCTTTCAATGGCCAAATGTTAAAACACAATACCCtaactgtaacgcccccacgcccgaaactgtcaccggagtcgagcttgaggggttaccgaacataatttatcaaattaagaacttcaaatcatttgtttctacattcacagctttctagctacccgcgtcacaattacaagaaaaatcatatctcgagttatgaaactcgaaatcaagatccgtaaattttccctaaatctagactcatatatatatttactaatacttttatagaatttttggttgggaaaattagtacagtttattagttaaagtctaccctatttcagggtttgactgctctgacctctatgtattacgaatcagatatctctctatacagaatttcaatgactatgagatttgtttctattaaaactagactcaacaaggaatctgtaaatataaataattacttctaattatttttttacaatttattatgaatttttaaagtcagaacagaggatccagaaatcactctggccctatttcacaaggtttcaaatatctcgtaaagtataatttatatgcctgttttttttagtccatatgaaaatagactcattaagattcaatttcataactttctcatcatttaattacatttataatatttttagtgttttttcaaattcatgtcattgctacaacaatattctgttttaaggcaaatttcatcttttcatgagttgttatgaactagataacctattaaacttccatgatatcaaacatgatctaaatttaaccatcaccatgacttatcaatatcaaacattttctcaaccaatcatggccatatcataaaattatttacacaaaataagtatattgctatacatgccata
Above is a genomic segment from Gossypium arboreum isolate Shixiya-1 chromosome 8, ASM2569848v2, whole genome shotgun sequence containing:
- the LOC128296585 gene encoding uncharacterized protein LOC128296585, which produces MVISAALPCVRLSWVKDVLWVLSWISETEGKVRLIRDRLKAASDRQKSYADLKRHDMEYSMGDFVFLKVSPWKKILSFGHKGKLSPRFIGSYRILKRVRPAAYYLELPPKIDRIHDVFHVSMLRRYRSDPTHIVPIEEIEVRPNWTFEEEPVQILDHDVKVIRRKSIPVLKVLWRNHSTEEATWEPKDAMH